A region of Nerophis ophidion isolate RoL-2023_Sa linkage group LG28, RoL_Noph_v1.0, whole genome shotgun sequence DNA encodes the following proteins:
- the LOC133545389 gene encoding gastrula zinc finger protein XlCGF57.1-like isoform X5, which yields MCERTRAKYEEDLCPTKEEKERQHQLLDAVFKKHQVVLHRTDVQQPPHIKEEKEDPQPPHIKEEEEVVWITQEGECLLGQEEADLSKFPLTVVSVKTEEHEDKPAESSQLHHSPNVCEEHLLSEQQKWSFRMDKEEPQPFHFKEEEEAPHSLQMQREENNPLTSHIKEEEEEHRISQEWLQKFHVIVKSEDDEVKGDSEEKREAEPPSSSSTQHMTTEAGGDHCGGSQADKLLAPLSDSEDDEYSKDDKTCHTENTRLTCPHCDKTFKYRCFLKTHMRKHTGEKPFSCSECGRDFRLKHMLTEHMRTHTGEKPFSCSICNKAFTRRHHLVTHTRIHTGEKPFSCSICGNNFTERTFLKTHMRTHTGEKPFSCSICGKDCAQRHNLKTHMRIHTGEKPFSCSECGKSFVMNQSLKVHMTTHTGEKPFSCSICGKDFIRRDHFKAHMRIHTGENPFSCSECGKSFVRNQSLKVHIRTHTGEKPFICSICGKDFTQKHNFKTHMRIHTGEKNASCSICGKDFTRRNDFKTHMRIHTGEKPFSCSECGKSFVIKQSLKVHMRTHTGEKPFICSVCDKSYIKRDRLNLHMRTHTGEKPYSCSSCNKSFRHRQSFTVHMRTHPEEKVLSCGVCGEKFSFKYQCKKHKCAGENSSSK from the exons acgtccagcagcccccccacattaaagaggaaaaggaggatccacagcccccccacattaaagaggaagaggaggttgtttggatcactcaggagggagagtgtcttttagggcaagaggaggctgatctcagcaagtttccactgactgttgtctctgtgaagactgaagagcatgaagacaaaccagctgagtcctcacagcttcatcacagtccaa acgtctgtgaagaacatcttctctctgagcaacaaaagtggagcttcaggatggacaaggaggagccacagcccttccaCTTTAAGGAGGAAGAAGAGGCGCCACATTCATTGCAAATGCAAAGGGAAGAAAATAACCCACTGACCTCTcatattaaagaggaagaggaggaacaccgcATCAGTCAAGAATGGTTGCAGAAGTTCCAtgtgattgtgaagagtgaagatgatgaggtcaaaggtgacagtgaggagaagagagaggcggagcctccaagcagcagctcaacacaacacatgacaacagaagctggtggagaccactgtggaggatcacaagcagacaagctcttagctccactatcagatagtgaggatgATGAatactctaaagatgataagacatgtcacactgaaaaCACACGCCTTACATGTCCTCACTGCGACAAAACATTCAAATATCGTTGTtttctgaaaacacacatgagaaaacacacaggggagaaacctttttcctgctcagaatgtggtagagATTTTAGACTGAAACACATGCTGacagaacacatgagaacacatactggagaaaaacctttttcgtgTTCAATCTGCAATAAAGCTTTTACCCGAAGGCaccatttggtaacacacacgagaatacacactggagagaaacctttttcatgttcaatctgcggtaacaATTTTACTGAAAGGACatttttgaaaacacacatgagaacacacactggagaaaaacctttttcgtgttcaatctgtggtaaagattgtGCTCAAAGGcacaatttgaaaacacacatgagaatacacactggagaaaaacctttttcctgctcagaatgtggtaaaagttttgtaatgaaTCAAAGTTTAAAGgtgcacatgacaacacacaccggagaaaagcctttttcatgttcaatctgcggtaaagattttattcGAAGGGACCATTTTAAAGCacatatgagaatacacactggagaaaaccctttttcatgctcagaatgtggtaaaagcttTGTtagaaatcaaagtttaaaagtacacatcagaacacacactggagaaaaaccttttatatgttcaatctgcggtaaagattttactcaaaagcacaatttcaaaacacacatgagaatacacactggagaaaaaaatgcttcatgttcaatctgcggtaaagattttactcgaagaaacgatttcaaaacacacatgagaatacacactggagaaaaacctttttcctgctcagaatgtggtaaaagttttgtcataaaacaaagtttaaaagtacacatgagaacacacactggagaaaaaccttttatatgttcagTATGTGATAAAAGTTATATAAAAAGAGACCGCTTAAAtttacacatgagaacgcacactggtgaaaaaccatactcctgttcaagctgcaacaaaagctttcgtcACCGACAATcttttacagtacacatgagaacacacccaGAAGAAAAAGTGTTGAGTTGCGGTGTGTGTGGTGAAAAATTCTCTtttaagtaccagtgtaagaaacacaagtgtgctggtgagaacagcagcagcaaatga
- the LOC133545389 gene encoding gastrula zinc finger protein XlCGF57.1-like isoform X3, translating into MSTLQMLRALVDRRLTAAVEEIFVVLDRTIAEYEAELSRTKEENNQLLDALFTKHQVVLHRTDVQQPPHIKEEKEDPQPPHIKEEEEVVWITQEGECLLGQEEADLSKFPLTVVSVKTEEHEDKPAESSQLHHSPNVCEEHLLSEQQKWSFRMDKEEPQPFHFKEEEEAPHSLQMQREENNPLTSHIKEEEEEHRISQEWLQKFHVIVKSEDDEVKGDSEEKREAEPPSSSSTQHMTTEAGGDHCGGSQADKLLAPLSDSEDDEYSKDDKTCHTENTRLTCPHCDKTFKYRCFLKTHMRKHTGEKPFSCSECGRDFRLKHMLTEHMRTHTGEKPFSCSICNKAFTRRHHLVTHTRIHTGEKPFSCSICGNNFTERTFLKTHMRTHTGEKPFSCSICGKDCAQRHNLKTHMRIHTGEKPFSCSECGKSFVMNQSLKVHMTTHTGEKPFSCSICGKDFIRRDHFKAHMRIHTGENPFSCSECGKSFVRNQSLKVHIRTHTGEKPFICSICGKDFTQKHNFKTHMRIHTGEKNASCSICGKDFTRRNDFKTHMRIHTGEKPFSCSECGKSFVIKQSLKVHMRTHTGEKPFICSVCDKSYIKRDRLNLHMRTHTGEKPYSCSSCNKSFRHRQSFTVHMRTHPEEKVLSCGVCGEKFSFKYQCKKHKCAGENSSSK; encoded by the exons acgtccagcagcccccccacattaaagaggaaaaggaggatccacagcccccccacattaaagaggaagaggaggttgtttggatcactcaggagggagagtgtcttttagggcaagaggaggctgatctcagcaagtttccactgactgttgtctctgtgaagactgaagagcatgaagacaaaccagctgagtcctcacagcttcatcacagtccaa acgtctgtgaagaacatcttctctctgagcaacaaaagtggagcttcaggatggacaaggaggagccacagcccttccaCTTTAAGGAGGAAGAAGAGGCGCCACATTCATTGCAAATGCAAAGGGAAGAAAATAACCCACTGACCTCTcatattaaagaggaagaggaggaacaccgcATCAGTCAAGAATGGTTGCAGAAGTTCCAtgtgattgtgaagagtgaagatgatgaggtcaaaggtgacagtgaggagaagagagaggcggagcctccaagcagcagctcaacacaacacatgacaacagaagctggtggagaccactgtggaggatcacaagcagacaagctcttagctccactatcagatagtgaggatgATGAatactctaaagatgataagacatgtcacactgaaaaCACACGCCTTACATGTCCTCACTGCGACAAAACATTCAAATATCGTTGTtttctgaaaacacacatgagaaaacacacaggggagaaacctttttcctgctcagaatgtggtagagATTTTAGACTGAAACACATGCTGacagaacacatgagaacacatactggagaaaaacctttttcgtgTTCAATCTGCAATAAAGCTTTTACCCGAAGGCaccatttggtaacacacacgagaatacacactggagagaaacctttttcatgttcaatctgcggtaacaATTTTACTGAAAGGACatttttgaaaacacacatgagaacacacactggagaaaaacctttttcgtgttcaatctgtggtaaagattgtGCTCAAAGGcacaatttgaaaacacacatgagaatacacactggagaaaaacctttttcctgctcagaatgtggtaaaagttttgtaatgaaTCAAAGTTTAAAGgtgcacatgacaacacacaccggagaaaagcctttttcatgttcaatctgcggtaaagattttattcGAAGGGACCATTTTAAAGCacatatgagaatacacactggagaaaaccctttttcatgctcagaatgtggtaaaagcttTGTtagaaatcaaagtttaaaagtacacatcagaacacacactggagaaaaaccttttatatgttcaatctgcggtaaagattttactcaaaagcacaatttcaaaacacacatgagaatacacactggagaaaaaaatgcttcatgttcaatctgcggtaaagattttactcgaagaaacgatttcaaaacacacatgagaatacacactggagaaaaacctttttcctgctcagaatgtggtaaaagttttgtcataaaacaaagtttaaaagtacacatgagaacacacactggagaaaaaccttttatatgttcagTATGTGATAAAAGTTATATAAAAAGAGACCGCTTAAAtttacacatgagaacgcacactggtgaaaaaccatactcctgttcaagctgcaacaaaagctttcgtcACCGACAATcttttacagtacacatgagaacacacccaGAAGAAAAAGTGTTGAGTTGCGGTGTGTGTGGTGAAAAATTCTCTtttaagtaccagtgtaagaaacacaagtgtgctggtgagaacagcagcagcaaatga
- the LOC133545389 gene encoding gastrula zinc finger protein XlCGF57.1-like isoform X6, whose product MCERTIAEYEEELCPTKEEKERQHQKHQVVLHRTDIHQLIEHQKECLPHLQGDSFTLEYLQPSHFKEEEEGECPVGQEEADLSKFPLTVVSVKTEKHEDKPPESSQLHHSPNVCEEHLLSEQQKWSFRMDKEEPQPFHFKEEEEAPHSLQMQREENNPLTSHIKEEEEEHRISQEWLQKFHVIVKSEDDEVKGDSEEKREAEPPSSSSTQHMTTEAGGDHCGGSQADKLLAPLSDSEDDEYSKDDKTCHTENTRLTCPHCDKTFKYRCFLKTHMRKHTGEKPFSCSECGRDFRLKHMLTEHMRTHTGEKPFSCSICNKAFTRRHHLVTHTRIHTGEKPFSCSICGNNFTERTFLKTHMRTHTGEKPFSCSICGKDCAQRHNLKTHMRIHTGEKPFSCSECGKSFVMNQSLKVHMTTHTGEKPFSCSICGKDFIRRDHFKAHMRIHTGENPFSCSECGKSFVRNQSLKVHIRTHTGEKPFICSICGKDFTQKHNFKTHMRIHTGEKNASCSICGKDFTRRNDFKTHMRIHTGEKPFSCSECGKSFVIKQSLKVHMRTHTGEKPFICSVCDKSYIKRDRLNLHMRTHTGEKPYSCSSCNKSFRHRQSFTVHMRTHPEEKVLSCGVCGEKFSFKYQCKKHKCAGENSSSK is encoded by the exons atgtgcgaaagaacgatagcagagtacgaggaggaactttgtccaacaaaagaggagaaggagcgacaacatcaaaaacatcaagttgtgttacacagaacag acatccatcagctgattgaacACCAaaaagaatgtctccctcatctgcagggggacagtttcactttagagtatctacagccctcacattttaaagaggaagaggagggagagtgtcctgtagggcaggaggaggctgatctcagcaagtttccactgactgttgtctctgtgaagactgaaaagcatgaagacaaaccacctgagtcctcacagcttcatcacagtccaa acgtctgtgaagaacatcttctctctgagcaacaaaagtggagcttcaggatggacaaggaggagccacagcccttccaCTTTAAGGAGGAAGAAGAGGCGCCACATTCATTGCAAATGCAAAGGGAAGAAAATAACCCACTGACCTCTcatattaaagaggaagaggaggaacaccgcATCAGTCAAGAATGGTTGCAGAAGTTCCAtgtgattgtgaagagtgaagatgatgaggtcaaaggtgacagtgaggagaagagagaggcggagcctccaagcagcagctcaacacaacacatgacaacagaagctggtggagaccactgtggaggatcacaagcagacaagctcttagctccactatcagatagtgaggatgATGAatactctaaagatgataagacatgtcacactgaaaaCACACGCCTTACATGTCCTCACTGCGACAAAACATTCAAATATCGTTGTtttctgaaaacacacatgagaaaacacacaggggagaaacctttttcctgctcagaatgtggtagagATTTTAGACTGAAACACATGCTGacagaacacatgagaacacatactggagaaaaacctttttcgtgTTCAATCTGCAATAAAGCTTTTACCCGAAGGCaccatttggtaacacacacgagaatacacactggagagaaacctttttcatgttcaatctgcggtaacaATTTTACTGAAAGGACatttttgaaaacacacatgagaacacacactggagaaaaacctttttcgtgttcaatctgtggtaaagattgtGCTCAAAGGcacaatttgaaaacacacatgagaatacacactggagaaaaacctttttcctgctcagaatgtggtaaaagttttgtaatgaaTCAAAGTTTAAAGgtgcacatgacaacacacaccggagaaaagcctttttcatgttcaatctgcggtaaagattttattcGAAGGGACCATTTTAAAGCacatatgagaatacacactggagaaaaccctttttcatgctcagaatgtggtaaaagcttTGTtagaaatcaaagtttaaaagtacacatcagaacacacactggagaaaaaccttttatatgttcaatctgcggtaaagattttactcaaaagcacaatttcaaaacacacatgagaatacacactggagaaaaaaatgcttcatgttcaatctgcggtaaagattttactcgaagaaacgatttcaaaacacacatgagaatacacactggagaaaaacctttttcctgctcagaatgtggtaaaagttttgtcataaaacaaagtttaaaagtacacatgagaacacacactggagaaaaaccttttatatgttcagTATGTGATAAAAGTTATATAAAAAGAGACCGCTTAAAtttacacatgagaacgcacactggtgaaaaaccatactcctgttcaagctgcaacaaaagctttcgtcACCGACAATcttttacagtacacatgagaacacacccaGAAGAAAAAGTGTTGAGTTGCGGTGTGTGTGGTGAAAAATTCTCTtttaagtaccagtgtaagaaacacaagtgtgctggtgagaacagcagcagcaaatga
- the LOC133545389 gene encoding gastrula zinc finger protein XlCGF57.1-like isoform X7, with protein MCERTIAEYEEELCPTKEEKERQHQKHQVVLHRTDVCEEHLLSEQQKWSFRMDKEEPQPFHFKEEEEAPHSLQMQREENNPLTSHIKEEEEEHRISQEWLQKFHVIVKSEDDEVKGDSEEKREAEPPSSSSTQHMTTEAGGDHCGGSQADKLLAPLSDSEDDEYSKDDKTCHTENTRLTCPHCDKTFKYRCFLKTHMRKHTGEKPFSCSECGRDFRLKHMLTEHMRTHTGEKPFSCSICNKAFTRRHHLVTHTRIHTGEKPFSCSICGNNFTERTFLKTHMRTHTGEKPFSCSICGKDCAQRHNLKTHMRIHTGEKPFSCSECGKSFVMNQSLKVHMTTHTGEKPFSCSICGKDFIRRDHFKAHMRIHTGENPFSCSECGKSFVRNQSLKVHIRTHTGEKPFICSICGKDFTQKHNFKTHMRIHTGEKNASCSICGKDFTRRNDFKTHMRIHTGEKPFSCSECGKSFVIKQSLKVHMRTHTGEKPFICSVCDKSYIKRDRLNLHMRTHTGEKPYSCSSCNKSFRHRQSFTVHMRTHPEEKVLSCGVCGEKFSFKYQCKKHKCAGENSSSK; from the exons atgtgcgaaagaacgatagcagagtacgaggaggaactttgtccaacaaaagaggagaaggagcgacaacatcaaaaacatcaagttgtgttacacagaacag acgtctgtgaagaacatcttctctctgagcaacaaaagtggagcttcaggatggacaaggaggagccacagcccttccaCTTTAAGGAGGAAGAAGAGGCGCCACATTCATTGCAAATGCAAAGGGAAGAAAATAACCCACTGACCTCTcatattaaagaggaagaggaggaacaccgcATCAGTCAAGAATGGTTGCAGAAGTTCCAtgtgattgtgaagagtgaagatgatgaggtcaaaggtgacagtgaggagaagagagaggcggagcctccaagcagcagctcaacacaacacatgacaacagaagctggtggagaccactgtggaggatcacaagcagacaagctcttagctccactatcagatagtgaggatgATGAatactctaaagatgataagacatgtcacactgaaaaCACACGCCTTACATGTCCTCACTGCGACAAAACATTCAAATATCGTTGTtttctgaaaacacacatgagaaaacacacaggggagaaacctttttcctgctcagaatgtggtagagATTTTAGACTGAAACACATGCTGacagaacacatgagaacacatactggagaaaaacctttttcgtgTTCAATCTGCAATAAAGCTTTTACCCGAAGGCaccatttggtaacacacacgagaatacacactggagagaaacctttttcatgttcaatctgcggtaacaATTTTACTGAAAGGACatttttgaaaacacacatgagaacacacactggagaaaaacctttttcgtgttcaatctgtggtaaagattgtGCTCAAAGGcacaatttgaaaacacacatgagaatacacactggagaaaaacctttttcctgctcagaatgtggtaaaagttttgtaatgaaTCAAAGTTTAAAGgtgcacatgacaacacacaccggagaaaagcctttttcatgttcaatctgcggtaaagattttattcGAAGGGACCATTTTAAAGCacatatgagaatacacactggagaaaaccctttttcatgctcagaatgtggtaaaagcttTGTtagaaatcaaagtttaaaagtacacatcagaacacacactggagaaaaaccttttatatgttcaatctgcggtaaagattttactcaaaagcacaatttcaaaacacacatgagaatacacactggagaaaaaaatgcttcatgttcaatctgcggtaaagattttactcgaagaaacgatttcaaaacacacatgagaatacacactggagaaaaacctttttcctgctcagaatgtggtaaaagttttgtcataaaacaaagtttaaaagtacacatgagaacacacactggagaaaaaccttttatatgttcagTATGTGATAAAAGTTATATAAAAAGAGACCGCTTAAAtttacacatgagaacgcacactggtgaaaaaccatactcctgttcaagctgcaacaaaagctttcgtcACCGACAATcttttacagtacacatgagaacacacccaGAAGAAAAAGTGTTGAGTTGCGGTGTGTGTGGTGAAAAATTCTCTtttaagtaccagtgtaagaaacacaagtgtgctggtgagaacagcagcagcaaatga
- the LOC133545389 gene encoding gastrula zinc finger protein XlCGF57.1-like isoform X8, whose product MDKEEPQPFHFKEEEEAPHSLQMQREENNPLTSHIKEEEEEHRISQEWLQKFHVIVKSEDDEVKGDSEEKREAEPPSSSSTQHMTTEAGGDHCGGSQADKLLAPLSDSEDDEYSKDDKTCHTENTRLTCPHCDKTFKYRCFLKTHMRKHTGEKPFSCSECGRDFRLKHMLTEHMRTHTGEKPFSCSICNKAFTRRHHLVTHTRIHTGEKPFSCSICGNNFTERTFLKTHMRTHTGEKPFSCSICGKDCAQRHNLKTHMRIHTGEKPFSCSECGKSFVMNQSLKVHMTTHTGEKPFSCSICGKDFIRRDHFKAHMRIHTGENPFSCSECGKSFVRNQSLKVHIRTHTGEKPFICSICGKDFTQKHNFKTHMRIHTGEKNASCSICGKDFTRRNDFKTHMRIHTGEKPFSCSECGKSFVIKQSLKVHMRTHTGEKPFICSVCDKSYIKRDRLNLHMRTHTGEKPYSCSSCNKSFRHRQSFTVHMRTHPEEKVLSCGVCGEKFSFKYQCKKHKCAGENSSSK is encoded by the coding sequence atggacaaggaggagccacagcccttccaCTTTAAGGAGGAAGAAGAGGCGCCACATTCATTGCAAATGCAAAGGGAAGAAAATAACCCACTGACCTCTcatattaaagaggaagaggaggaacaccgcATCAGTCAAGAATGGTTGCAGAAGTTCCAtgtgattgtgaagagtgaagatgatgaggtcaaaggtgacagtgaggagaagagagaggcggagcctccaagcagcagctcaacacaacacatgacaacagaagctggtggagaccactgtggaggatcacaagcagacaagctcttagctccactatcagatagtgaggatgATGAatactctaaagatgataagacatgtcacactgaaaaCACACGCCTTACATGTCCTCACTGCGACAAAACATTCAAATATCGTTGTtttctgaaaacacacatgagaaaacacacaggggagaaacctttttcctgctcagaatgtggtagagATTTTAGACTGAAACACATGCTGacagaacacatgagaacacatactggagaaaaacctttttcgtgTTCAATCTGCAATAAAGCTTTTACCCGAAGGCaccatttggtaacacacacgagaatacacactggagagaaacctttttcatgttcaatctgcggtaacaATTTTACTGAAAGGACatttttgaaaacacacatgagaacacacactggagaaaaacctttttcgtgttcaatctgtggtaaagattgtGCTCAAAGGcacaatttgaaaacacacatgagaatacacactggagaaaaacctttttcctgctcagaatgtggtaaaagttttgtaatgaaTCAAAGTTTAAAGgtgcacatgacaacacacaccggagaaaagcctttttcatgttcaatctgcggtaaagattttattcGAAGGGACCATTTTAAAGCacatatgagaatacacactggagaaaaccctttttcatgctcagaatgtggtaaaagcttTGTtagaaatcaaagtttaaaagtacacatcagaacacacactggagaaaaaccttttatatgttcaatctgcggtaaagattttactcaaaagcacaatttcaaaacacacatgagaatacacactggagaaaaaaatgcttcatgttcaatctgcggtaaagattttactcgaagaaacgatttcaaaacacacatgagaatacacactggagaaaaacctttttcctgctcagaatgtggtaaaagttttgtcataaaacaaagtttaaaagtacacatgagaacacacactggagaaaaaccttttatatgttcagTATGTGATAAAAGTTATATAAAAAGAGACCGCTTAAAtttacacatgagaacgcacactggtgaaaaaccatactcctgttcaagctgcaacaaaagctttcgtcACCGACAATcttttacagtacacatgagaacacacccaGAAGAAAAAGTGTTGAGTTGCGGTGTGTGTGGTGAAAAATTCTCTtttaagtaccagtgtaagaaacacaagtgtgctggtgagaacagcagcagcaaatga